The following DNA comes from Candidatus Wallbacteria bacterium.
CCAAAGCAGCACCGTTTTCCACGGCCTTTTCCACGTCATGGCGGTGCGAATTCACGGTTTCTATCGCTTCCCGGATCACGGTTTCCAGCCGTGCAGCCTTCAGATAGCCCAGATAATTCTCAGATACCTGAAGGATTATTTTTTCTCTGGTGAGCACTGCTGAAAATTCAGCAACATTCCTGGCGAGGTCAGCTGCCTTGATCCCTGCTTGGATTTTCCCCCCCATATAAAGAGGCCAGTTGAGCACCAGCTTATCCAGATCGATTCGTTCGTCTGTGATAGCAGCATGCATAGGGCCGACTGAGAGTTCCATCGGACTGTCCAGTCTGGTTGAGCTTTTCCGAGCGGAAATCTCCGGCAGATTCAGACCCAGGGCCGCCTTATAATCCTCATCCGCTTTCCCAAGCAAAGCCTGGGAGGCATTTATTTCCGGATTATTGCAAAGAGCGATGCTCACGGCTTCATTAAGACTGACTGCTACGGTGTCCGAAAAAGCGGTTCCTGCTCCCCAGGATGTGGCGCTGAAAAAAATCATAAAAGCCAGAATCAGAGTTTCCATGTTTTGATTCCTTTCTCAGTCAGAAGACCGATAGAGATAAATTGATGAATGTCATTAAAAACATTTTTTGTCATTTTTATACCCAATCTGATTTCCCGATACAGGAAGATATTGAAGATGCCCAGGATTGATAAAAGTACGGTTTCAGGCTTGACCGGACGAATCAGCCCTTCCCTGACTTTATCTTCGATCAGATCCACCAGTGAGTGCATTTCTTTAAGATAGAAATCAAAAAAATCGTGGAGCAGCTGTGAGTTTATTTCATTGATCAGGATGAATGTTTCCTTCCTTTCCCGGAAAAAATCGAAATAGTGCTTCATTACGGCAGTGTAAGTTCCTGAAAAGTCATTTTCATAATTCCTGGTGACCGCACGCAGACTAACTCTAAGTTCAGTGATCAATATCTGGAAAATCGATCTGAGGATTTCTTCCTTGGAGTTATAGTAGCGGTAGATCGTGCCTTTTCCCACCCCGGCATCGGCCGCTATTTCATCAACCGTAGCCCGCTCAAAACCGTCGCGGGCGAAAATCTTCACCGCGCTCTCCATGATTCTTTTTTCTTTCAAAAAGTCTTTTTTCATCTAACCTCCCGACAGACGAGCGGACCCGCCCTGCTTTCCCGATCTATATCCAACCACCAGTTCTAGCGGACGGACCAGTCCGTCCGATATAATCTTACAATTGAATCTACGGATTGTCTACAAAATAAATTATTACCACCAGACCCTGATCCGGGAGTCAGTTGAGGGAAAAAATGCCGATAAAAAATGAGGATCTCTGTAAATTGATTGCCAGTAGGAGATTTTATGTCAGAGAAAAGCGAAATCACGATCAGGCTTGATCCGGAAAAGCTGCTGAAAAGAAAGCGCAGGGAAAACGAGCACCTGAAGCCGTCGAGCGGACATAAACTTAAAAAGAAGTATCAGAGGCACGATAAGCACAGGAAAGATATTCCTGATGATGATGACTAGTGGACCCCTACCTGGTCAATCCGGTGGATTTCAACAGTCTTTCGATCTCAATCAGGGTGAGATGCCTGAATCTGCCTGGTTCCAGACCGCCCAGTGTGAAAAAGGCGAAACCTGTTCTGACGATTTTTTCCACAGGAGTCCCGATCCCTTCACACATCAGTTTAACCTGATGATATTTTCCCTCTGAGATTTTCAGCTCCAGCCAACAGGTTGACTGGTTTTTTTCGATGATCTTGATCTGTGCCGGCTGGGCCTTGAATTCAGGCAGTCCGATCCCACGCCTGATCTTGTCCAGGTCTTCCTCCCTGGGATGTCCTGTCACCCTGACCTGATAGGTTTTTAGAGCCTTGTAGCGGGGGTGGATCAGCCGGTTGGCGAGTTCTCCGTGATTAGTAAGGAAAATCAGCCCTTCCGCGTCGAAATCGAGTCTTCCTACCGGGAAAACCCTCTGTTTCACAGGTCTCAGGCAGTCCATGATCGTCGGCCTCCCACGCGGATCGTCGAGAGTGGTGAGCATATTGCGGGGTTTGTATAAAAGCAGATAGACGAAGTCCTGGAATTCCAGCTTTTTTCCGTCAACGGAAATTACATTTACTGAAGGATCAGCCTTGCAGCCCTGCTCAGTGACAGCCAGGCCGTCGACAGTAACTTTACCTTCAGCGATCAGTTCTTCAGCTCTACGCCTTGAACAGACTCCGGCGCGGGAAATGATTTTCTGCAGGCGTTCAATCATGGTGGTCGGGGTTAAAAATTATGGTACAGATATATTTCGTAGGGGTGAATCCTTTCCATCACATCCTGGTATTCCCTGAGCTTCATGTCTATCCAGAGCTTTAGAAAATCCTCTGTGAAGACAGGCAGCAGGTATTCGTGGTCGTTTTTCAGGGCTTCCAGTGATTGCAGCATGGTCGTAGGGAGGGATCCGATCAGATTTGTTTCCTCTTCCGGAAGTTCGAAGACATTCTTGTCGATCGGTCCGTAATTGTAATCTGCAGGTACCAGCTTCTGTTTGATCCCGTCGATGCCTGAAAGCAGCATGGCAGGAATTGCAAGATATGGGTTGGAGGTGGCATCTGAGGCTCTGAATTCCACGCTGAGCTTTTCTGTTCCCAGGCCGTATTTAGGCAATCTGATGATTGCTGAGCGGTTGCCGGAACTGAAGAATTTTTTCACGGGTGCTTCGAAACCAGGCACCAGCCGTTTGTAGGAATTTGTGGAAGGGTTGGTAAAAGCCAGCATGGAATCTGCGTGAAAGAGCAGACCGCTTATATAACTCAGAGCGTCTTTGGTCAATGTGCCGTAGCCTGTGTCATGGGCTGCCTTGCCAGAAGGTTTATTGAAGATATTTTTCCCGCCGGATTTAAGATATTGGTGGAAATGCAGTCCTGACCCTGCTTCTTTGTAAATGGGTTTTGGGATGAAACTGGCGAGCAGATTGCACTGGTCAGCCAGGTTACGCACGAAATACTTGCCCAGAATGATGTTGTCGGCTGTCTTGAGCAGCGGAGCATAGTTCAATTCGATCTCGCACTGGCCCCGTGAGCCGACTTCATGATGGTGATATTTAATCGGGATCGACGCATATTCCTTCATGTATTTGCAGGCCAGGTTCCTCACCATGGTGGCGCGGTCTTCAGGAGGTGCGGCTTCGTAAGCCTTCTGCTTGAGCAGGTATTTCTCGATCGTCTTGAAGCGGAACGGCTCGTCGCCTTCTGTGGTAGGGTCGATGCTCTGGACCTCTGAAAAAAGGTAGAATTCAAGTTCAGGCAGCCAGAAGCTCTCTGCTTTCAAGGTTTTTTCCAAGTAATCTGCGGCTTTTTTCGTCATGCTGCGCGGGTCCAGGGGATAGGGCTTTTTGGTGTCAGCCTCGCAGACTCCGCAGATGAAAGAGAGTACCTGGATGCCTTCTTCCGGATCAGACTGGAATGGATCGCGGAAGCCCGTGGAAAGATCCGGGATCAGGCACATGTCGCCGCATTCCACAGTCTTGAAAAATGAGGCTGAAGAACCATCGAATCCAACTCCGTTTTTCAGCGTATCTTCTGAAAAATAGTCGGTCGGCAGGGTGACATGATGCAGCCTGCCAGGCACGTCGATGTATTTGAGGTCAATGAAATTGATCTGGTGTTTCTCGATGTAACGCTTGGTTTCGTCGAAATCTTTGAACATTAATCCCCCTTGGCGGAAAAGTGAATGAATCAGATCCTGAAAGTTTAACATTTTGTTGGAAGTATTCCAAGGAGAGGGGTCGCTTTAAAATCGACCCGACTTTGTAAATCACAGCTATCCCTTTTTCTGAAGTTCTTTGGATTTATACGGCAGGAAATAATCAAGCAGCAGCCATCCGGCGGCGAATCCCCCCAGATGGCAGGCCAGGCTCAGCGGAGCAGGGATATCATAGAAAAAGGCCATCATGATGTTGCTCAGCACCCAGAAGCCCAGGTATTGAGGCATGGTGATCTTGACCGGGAAAACGAAAATATTCTGAAAAAGCCTGGATTTAGGGAACAATTTCCAGTAACTCGCGAGCAGTCCGCTCGCGATCCCGCCTGCACCGACCAGCGGAATCAGAGCTGATGTAATCTCAGGTATTGCTACTTTGCCTGGAATTACTGCCACACCTGCTTCAGGCAGGCTGCCGAAAAAGTAGAAGAAAATGCAATGCAGAAAACCGGCTGCCGCAGCCAGAGTCAGGTAAAAACTGATGAACAGCAGGGAACCTTTCTGCCTGCCGTGGTCCATGAAGACATCATATACATTGTCGCCGAAGATCCAGATGATGTACATGTTGATCAGGGCGTTGCCCAGGCTCGGGTGCAGGAAGGAATAAGTCAGGAGCCTGATCAGACCGAAAAAGCTCAACTGCTCCGCAGGAACTGCACCGTAAGTATAGAAGACCATGCTGACGGTCTGGGAAGGCAGCAGATAGAGCACTATCGAGACCAGCATGTTGATCCCCACCAGGAACAGCAGCCAGTCAGGAAACAGTTTTCTGGGATTGTAGACTTCCACAGGCGACTGGGTGAGCAGGCAGAAAAAATAGATCCCCATGGAGATTTCCAGGCCTTCAGCGGAGCGTTCGCAGTCGAAAGACCTGTAATGCCTGAGAATCGGGTAATCGAAACCGTTGCTGTGCTCGAATACCGGGAGAGGCCTGAAAAAACTCGGTGTGCGGGACTGCAGATACTTTTCCAGTGTGAAGAGCTGTTCCAGCTCTACTTTATCGAGAAAGAATCCTCTGCATTCCTCGCAATGTTCGATCAGCACCTGAAAACGGTTTTTTCTGTATTCGAGCAGCGTCATTTTGCCGTGGCAGACAGGACAGGCATGTCCTTCACCTTTGCGGACAAGGCGTGAAAGCATGCGGTCATAGTCGAACTGTTTGCCGAGGGCGGCTTTCAATTCTCCCGAATCGTACCAGATCCCATCGCAGACAGGGCATTCATCAACAGGTATTGTCCCTATCTTCCGCGATTTCATGACCTTGTGTTCGCACTTCGGGCATTCCAGCACGCGTTCAGCTGGAAATATGTTCGTGTGAGTCTGCCTTTGTTCGTTCATCAATTACATTTTAGCATATCTAAAAAGCAAGTATGAAACGCCAGTCCTCCGCCGGGTAAAAGACATGCCAGGGCATGCCTCTACTTGAATTGAACACCGGGCGGATGTAAGATACTCACATGAAAAAAATTGACCTGAGGCGCAATTTTCTGAGTTTTGCAGCGATCATGATCGGAGCCGCGATCTCGGCACTTGGCCTGGTTTTCTTCCTGATCCCCTGCAAGATAGTGGCCGGGGGAGTCTCAGGCATAGCTACAGTCATCTATTACATGTCAGGCAGGCATTTCCCGGTGGGCGTTTCCATGATCTTCATGAACGTCTTCCTGATCCTGCTGCAGGCGAAGCTGATCGGCGGCAAATCCTCTATGAAGACTGTGTTCGTGATCCTGTTACAGCCCGTTTTCATCGATGTGATGATGAAGATCACAGAAAACAAGGGGTTGACCGCTGACCCGATGCTGGCCTGCCTGTTCGGAGGCGTGCTCTGCGGGATCGGGATCGGAATTGTCTTCAAGTTCGGCGGGACTACAGGCGGCACAGATATCGTAGCCCAGATAATCTCAAAATACATGCGCTTTTCTGTGGGTGTTTCCCTGACCATGACGGATTTCACAATTTCGCTGATCTCAGGAGCGATCCTTGGCAAGATCGAACTTTCCCTATACGGCATCATAACCATTTTCTTCACTTCCAAGATCATCGACGCTGTGCAGCATGGATTTTCATATTCCAAAGTGGTGTTCGTGATTTCCGAACAGTATATGTTCATCGCCGAAGAAGTGATGGGCGAACTGGGACGCGGAGTTACCCTGATCGATGCCACAGGCATGTTCACTGACCGGCCCCACAAGATGCTGATGATCGTGGTCAACCGGCGGCAGCTGTATGATGTGAAGGAATTCGTGCGGGACATTGATCCGCACGCCTTCATGATCGTCTGCGACGCCCATGAAGTGCTGGGCCTGGGATTCCAGAAGATCGAAGAGTAACTTGTCGATTCAGTAGAGTTATACCTTTGTTACAGATTGTTACAATCTGAAGAGCGGAAAACCGGTCTGTTACAAATTGTTACAATCAGTTAAACTTTTCCGCCTTTATTTCCAAGGTCTCCGGTTAGGTCGTTTTACAAACAGCTGAAAAAACGATAAAATTACTGCCATGCCATACATACCGCCTCCGCCAGGAGAATTCTATGGGAGGCAGCGGGAAATTGCCCGTTTGCTCTCTTTTTTCCCTACCCAGAAGGTGATGATCATAGCAGGGCTGGCCGGGATCGGCAAAACTGCGCTTGCCCTGACCTTTGCAGACTCGGTTTCCAGGATGCCCGAATACCAGGACAAGGTGATGTGGGTCACCTGCCAGCACGGCTGGAATTCGGAGGACCTGTTTGCCCAGATCATCAAGCAGCTGGCGACTTTTGCCGGAAAAATCAAGGAAATTTCGGATACGCTTGAAGGTTCGCCTGAAGGCGTGATCAGGCTGATCGAGAAGAACTGCCTGGCGGTTTTCATCGACGATTTCCACCTGGTGGAAAACGAAACTTCCAGGAGTTTCATCCGCCTGGCCAAGGAATTCCTTTCCAAAGGTAAACTGGTGGTCACAACCAGAAAACGGGTGGCCCTGTCTCCGCTGGACAGAGTGGACCTGTTTGAACGGCGCCTGGACGGCCTGGCTCTGGAAGACTGCCGCAAGCTGATCGAAAAGCTCCTCAAATTCCATGGTTTCGAAGATCTGACTGAAGAGAAATTCTCGAAGATCTATTACAAAGTCAAAGGTCACCCTTTTTCCATCAAACTATTTATCAGCCTGATGGTCTCAGGCGGATTCTCCCTGGATTCCCTGCTGGACACTTCATCAGAATTCGAGGAGGAGATGGAGCGCTTCCTGCTCGACAAGGTCTGGGAAATTCTGGAAAAGAGCGAACAGGAAGTTTTGAAGTCCCTGTCCATCATCCGGATCCCGATCAAGGCTGAGGAGTATCCCCTGCTTGCCACCCCGATCCTGAAAAAAGCCCTGCGCCAGCTGATCGATAATTATCTGATCGAATACAATAAGGAAGGCCGGATTTTCATCCATGACCTTCTGAAGGACTATGCCAGCCATAAGCTGGACGATAAATTCCTGAAAAAACTGCATCTGCAGGCTGCCGAGTATTTCCACCAGAAAACACCTCCTGAGATTGCAGAGCTCAAGGAAGCGTACTACCATTACCACGAAGCCGGCAAAGTGAGGGAAGCAGTCCAGGTCATCATCAAGATCAACGAGCATTTCATCCTGCAGGGTGAAGAGACCGAACACTTCTATCACCTGGTCAACGATGCGATCGCGAACTGTGCCGACAATTTCCGGGAAGACCTGATCAAGATCAAGATCTGGCTGCTGATATACTGGAATAAGTTCAAGGAGGCCGAGGAACTCGCCGGGGAAGTCAAGAATCCCCAGGACAAGATCTTCATCGGTGCCAAGATCAGCCTCCAGAAAGGCCAGTATCACGAAGCATTGAAGGGCTTCACTGAAGCGCAGGATAATCCCAACGGTGATGCTCAGCAGCTGGAAATCCTCAACGGCATGGCTATCTGTAATTATTATCTGGGCGACTGGAAAAAAGCCGAACAATATTATCTTTCCTCACTGGAACTGCTGAAAAAGCATGAACGGCCTCTGATGAAAGGCAGGGTACTCTCCAATTTCGCAGTGATGCTGTCTACCACAGGAGATTTATACAGAGCCATCGAATATTATCAGGAAGCGGAAAAACTCTATCGCCAGACCAACAATCTCAGCCTGCTTTCCAATGTGATCTATAACAAGGCCATGACCTATATCAATATGCAGGAACTGGATCGGGCGCGGGAAGCGCTTAAAGAATCCATGGAAATCAAGGAAAAGATCGTTGACAACCAGGGAATGATCTACCATCTGAATCTGCTGGGAGGGATCTCTTTCCTGGAAGGCGAATACGAGGCTTCCCTCCAGCATAACAGGCAGGCTTTGAAACTGGCCGAGAAATGCGGTGAAATCAAGCTCAAGACCGTGATTTATTGCGACTTCGGCCGGGCTCTGACCAGAATGGGCAAGCTGGAAGAGGCTGAAGCAAATTTTCACACCGCCTTTGAAATCAGCACTAAAGCGGACAGCCGGCTGTACGAAGCCATGCTTAAACAGGAATATGCCCAGTACCTGCTGGTCAAAGGAGAGCGTGAGCCTGCCCTTAAGTATCTGGAAGAAGTTCGGGAATTCGCTCTGGCTGCGACCCATAAGGAGCTTCTGGTCAAATCGCTTTATTTCCTGTACCGGACAGGAGAACTTCTGCAGGATAAACATGCCTGCGACTACTCGGCGGAATATCAGAAAAAAATCGCTGAAGTGCCGAATCCCCTTAAAGAACGGGTGGCGCAGCTTTTCAAATGGTATGAGGACTACGTTTTTACCACTGAAGAAAAAGGATTCTTCCTGATTACTCCCAAGGGTAAGAAATCCGCAGACACCCGGGATCTCGGCAATACCAGAGCTGAGAGGGATAAATTCGAGATTTTCATAGATTTCATCGAGCATGAGCTGCTGATCAGAGGCAAGAAGGTGAAATTCTTCAAGAAGCGCACCCTGGTACCCCTTTTATATGTCCTGGCCGCCGAGCCGGGCAAGATCTTCGATTTCGCTACTCTCTTCGAAGCTGTCTGGGGCAGAAAATACGATGTGGAGAGCGACGGAGTGACTCTGAGGGTGAACATTTCACGGCTGCGCTCAATCATGGGAGAAAAAAAGGGTAAGGAAATCTTTGTCCGCTCGTCTCCGGATGTAGGGGGATATCATTTCAACAGCCAGACCGATTACTGCATCATTATTCCCAGCAGGAGCGAACGGGAATTCATGGAATAGTGGATAATCACAAAATGAAAATGTGTCAGAACCTCAGAACTCCGCGCTGAAACCCAACCTCCAGGTTCTTCTCACTTTCGGGTATTCTTTGACTGTCAAAAGCCCCCTGTTGAAGAGATCGTCGATTTCCAGGAAAGCCCTGTGCCCTGACAGCCTCAGGTCCCAGGTGCCTGTCCCATTCCTGAAGTCAGGGACTTTTTTCCCCAGAATGTCGAAATTATCCTGCAGCCGTTCCCGGCCTCTGTAATTATATGACAGTGCAGTGCAGGAATTCTGATAAGAGACTCTGGCTGAACGGAATTCTTTATATAGAAGACGCTCGCCAGTCACCCTGTTTTCCGGCTTGCAGAAATTGCCTTCAGTCGTGAAATGTCCTCTTTTGCATGCGAGAGAAACACCGCTGACTCTGGCCGCTCCGACATTGGAGGGAAGCCAGAGCCAGGCATTAACTGGAGCCCACTGGATCAGGTCCCGATAATCTGTCCTGAAACAGCGGACTGAAAATCCTTTTCCCGAACTGATTCTGGCGCTGCAGCCGCGGCTTTTTTCCTCAGTCAGGTTTGGATTTCCTCCGCCCGGCCAGTAAAGGTCATTGAAAGTGGGAAGTTTGTAGCCCAGGTATTCAGTCAGAGTCAGAGCTCCGAATTTCAATCCTGCGTTTCCCGAGAAAATTTTTCCGAAACCTGAGTCATCATCCAGTCTGCCGCTGAGATAAAGGTGAGAGATCACAGTCTCGGAAAAAATAGAATTGCAAAAACAGGATCTGTTGATCGAATCGAGTGTATCCACAGGAGGATTCCAGGTAGTTGAATAGTCGTTGTCACTGTGTATTTCCGCGTTCCCGCTGAAATTTTCCCTGGAGATACCGATCGCAGTATTGCTTTTTTTCCAGAGAAGTTCACAGTTACTTCTGGTACTGCGGAAAGAGTTGGTGGCCTGCATGCTCGAATCGAGCTGCTTCTGCCTGCTGTCGAAAAGCCCGAGCGACAATTTCCAATACTCCGTGTAATTTCCGGACCAGGACAGCAGTCTGAGATCGTCCATTTCCCTGTCTCCCAGCGTATTCCAGAAAAAATTGGAAGTGCTCCCGGGAGTTCCTGTGTTTTTATCGGTGAACAAGGCTGTGAAAGAAGAGGCAGCGTTTTTTTCGCTCAGAAAAAAAGTGTTCTGCCTGCCGTCAGCTTCCGGCCGGTCTCCTGAATAATCCTTATGCAGGGCCAGGATCGATGATTCTGGAGAAAGCCTATGGCTGACCTGAATCTTCTGATAACCGTAACTGCCCAAACTGATCCCTGCGGAATCTTCCAGGCAGTCCGGACTTGCCGCATCGATCACCCCGCCCGGTGCGTCACCGCCATACAGCGAGGAAGCGCTGCCGTGCACAACCTGCAGGTTACCGATCATTTCCGGCTCCAGCAGGCTCAGGTCGAATGTGCCGTTGAAAAGATCGTTGAGTTTCAGATTGTCGAATTTCACCAGCAGATGCCTGGCATCGGTTCCCTCGAGCTTGGCTGTAGCCAAAGCGGATGGTGTGTTGTGAAATGAAAGGTCAAGGTCAGGTATCGTTTTCAGGGCTGTGGTCAATTCGCCTGCTCCGCTGAAGTCGTTCCTGCCAAGCCGCTGCTTGTAGTAAAACGAGTCCGCAGCAGGAAGGCGGGAGGAATAAACTGTGATTTCCGGCAGAGTCAGGATTTCTGTGGATGTGGATGCCAGGGCTGGAAGAAGAGGGAAGAGGAGAATCGGAAAAATTGAGAGTCTCATAACGCCTATGCCTCCGTAGGGTTTAATGATGACCTTGCAGAATCGGTTTCCTGGCTTAGAGGCATCCTGCATGCGATCTTCTGCGCCTGACTTCGTTGGCCATTCACTCGCTCCTCACAGTACTTCTATGTACGGCTCGTTCGCTCGTTCATGTCCGCCTCGTCAGGCTTGAATCTCGCATGCAGGCCTGAGTTACTGTTTGATTTCACCCAGTATCTACTTGCGGGCCTTCCCCTTTACAGAGTGGCGTTCCGCTTTCGTTCCCCTTACAGTAGCGGGGACTGCACCGGATTTTCACCGGATTTCCCGATTTCTGCAGGTTTTGATTCAAATTAATTCATGTTGGATGCAATTGTCAAACGAATGATAGGAGGCATTTTCACGGAGTCCTTGTTTTATGCTGTAGGGGCACCCCTCGCGGGTGCCCGTTCTCCAGGGGTTGTGTCCTGTACGTTTTCATCGCTGGAGATTGCCTCGGTAGTTCGGGCACCCGCGAGGAGTGCCCCTACGGGTGGATTAACCGTTGGTACATTCAGTTGATTTCTGATAAAATTCCTGCATGGCAAATTATACTGACCGTGATGTTGCAGTGATAATCCCAGCCCGTCTTTCTTCGACCAGGCTGCCGGAAAAATGCCTGCTGCAGCTTGGAAAATACAATCTGATCCAGCGCGTCTTTCTGAAGGCGAGAGAGGCTTTTCCCCGCGTGATCGTTGCCTGCGACGATTTACGGATTAAAAAATCAGTGGAAGATATTGACGGGACTGCTGTGCTTACACCTGCGGACTGCAGGAGCGGCACAGACCGGGTGGCAGTTGTGGCAAAAGACCTGACCGAACGGCTGATTGTGAACGTGCAGGGGGATGAGCCGTTCATCAACCCTGCTGTGATCAGGAAAGCAGTCGAACCCTTTTTTTCAGATCAGTCGCTGGAAATGGGGACCATCGCAACCCAGGTCAAAGTTGGCAAGGCCGCAGTCAATCACAACCAGGTGAAAGTGGTGCTGGACCAGTCAGGCAATGCCCTCTATTTTTCCCGCAACCTGATTCCTTTTCCCAGGGATTCAGCCGATGTGGAGACTTTAGCACATATCGGGCTGTATGTTTACAACAGGAACTTTCTGCTCGAATTCGCAGGCTGGCCTGAGGGGAAACTGGAATCTCTGGAAAAGCTTGAACAGCTCAGAGTACTGGAGAGGGGACACAGGATCAGGGTAGTGGTAACTGAATACCAGGGATTCGGGATTGACACCATGGAAGACTATCGGAAAGCCCTGGAAATTATCGTTAAAGAGAAGCTATAGAAATCACGAGAGAATTTATCAAAATCCAAGTTTTATATAACTTGATTTTTAAGA
Coding sequences within:
- a CDS encoding rhomboid family intramembrane serine protease, with translation MNEQRQTHTNIFPAERVLECPKCEHKVMKSRKIGTIPVDECPVCDGIWYDSGELKAALGKQFDYDRMLSRLVRKGEGHACPVCHGKMTLLEYRKNRFQVLIEHCEECRGFFLDKVELEQLFTLEKYLQSRTPSFFRPLPVFEHSNGFDYPILRHYRSFDCERSAEGLEISMGIYFFCLLTQSPVEVYNPRKLFPDWLLFLVGINMLVSIVLYLLPSQTVSMVFYTYGAVPAEQLSFFGLIRLLTYSFLHPSLGNALINMYIIWIFGDNVYDVFMDHGRQKGSLLFISFYLTLAAAAGFLHCIFFYFFGSLPEAGVAVIPGKVAIPEITSALIPLVGAGGIASGLLASYWKLFPKSRLFQNIFVFPVKITMPQYLGFWVLSNIMMAFFYDIPAPLSLACHLGGFAAGWLLLDYFLPYKSKELQKKG
- a CDS encoding glutamine synthetase beta-grasp domain-containing protein, translating into MFKDFDETKRYIEKHQINFIDLKYIDVPGRLHHVTLPTDYFSEDTLKNGVGFDGSSASFFKTVECGDMCLIPDLSTGFRDPFQSDPEEGIQVLSFICGVCEADTKKPYPLDPRSMTKKAADYLEKTLKAESFWLPELEFYLFSEVQSIDPTTEGDEPFRFKTIEKYLLKQKAYEAAPPEDRATMVRNLACKYMKEYASIPIKYHHHEVGSRGQCEIELNYAPLLKTADNIILGKYFVRNLADQCNLLASFIPKPIYKEAGSGLHFHQYLKSGGKNIFNKPSGKAAHDTGYGTLTKDALSYISGLLFHADSMLAFTNPSTNSYKRLVPGFEAPVKKFFSSGNRSAIIRLPKYGLGTEKLSVEFRASDATSNPYLAIPAMLLSGIDGIKQKLVPADYNYGPIDKNVFELPEEETNLIGSLPTTMLQSLEALKNDHEYLLPVFTEDFLKLWIDMKLREYQDVMERIHPYEIYLYHNF
- the kdsB gene encoding 3-deoxy-manno-octulosonate cytidylyltransferase translates to MANYTDRDVAVIIPARLSSTRLPEKCLLQLGKYNLIQRVFLKAREAFPRVIVACDDLRIKKSVEDIDGTAVLTPADCRSGTDRVAVVAKDLTERLIVNVQGDEPFINPAVIRKAVEPFFSDQSLEMGTIATQVKVGKAAVNHNQVKVVLDQSGNALYFSRNLIPFPRDSADVETLAHIGLYVYNRNFLLEFAGWPEGKLESLEKLEQLRVLERGHRIRVVVTEYQGFGIDTMEDYRKALEIIVKEKL
- a CDS encoding tetratricopeptide repeat protein, producing MPYIPPPPGEFYGRQREIARLLSFFPTQKVMIIAGLAGIGKTALALTFADSVSRMPEYQDKVMWVTCQHGWNSEDLFAQIIKQLATFAGKIKEISDTLEGSPEGVIRLIEKNCLAVFIDDFHLVENETSRSFIRLAKEFLSKGKLVVTTRKRVALSPLDRVDLFERRLDGLALEDCRKLIEKLLKFHGFEDLTEEKFSKIYYKVKGHPFSIKLFISLMVSGGFSLDSLLDTSSEFEEEMERFLLDKVWEILEKSEQEVLKSLSIIRIPIKAEEYPLLATPILKKALRQLIDNYLIEYNKEGRIFIHDLLKDYASHKLDDKFLKKLHLQAAEYFHQKTPPEIAELKEAYYHYHEAGKVREAVQVIIKINEHFILQGEETEHFYHLVNDAIANCADNFREDLIKIKIWLLIYWNKFKEAEELAGEVKNPQDKIFIGAKISLQKGQYHEALKGFTEAQDNPNGDAQQLEILNGMAICNYYLGDWKKAEQYYLSSLELLKKHERPLMKGRVLSNFAVMLSTTGDLYRAIEYYQEAEKLYRQTNNLSLLSNVIYNKAMTYINMQELDRAREALKESMEIKEKIVDNQGMIYHLNLLGGISFLEGEYEASLQHNRQALKLAEKCGEIKLKTVIYCDFGRALTRMGKLEEAEANFHTAFEISTKADSRLYEAMLKQEYAQYLLVKGEREPALKYLEEVREFALAATHKELLVKSLYFLYRTGELLQDKHACDYSAEYQKKIAEVPNPLKERVAQLFKWYEDYVFTTEEKGFFLITPKGKKSADTRDLGNTRAERDKFEIFIDFIEHELLIRGKKVKFFKKRTLVPLLYVLAAEPGKIFDFATLFEAVWGRKYDVESDGVTLRVNISRLRSIMGEKKGKEIFVRSSPDVGGYHFNSQTDYCIIIPSRSEREFME
- a CDS encoding TetR/AcrR family transcriptional regulator → MKKDFLKEKRIMESAVKIFARDGFERATVDEIAADAGVGKGTIYRYYNSKEEILRSIFQILITELRVSLRAVTRNYENDFSGTYTAVMKHYFDFFRERKETFILINEINSQLLHDFFDFYLKEMHSLVDLIEDKVREGLIRPVKPETVLLSILGIFNIFLYREIRLGIKMTKNVFNDIHQFISIGLLTEKGIKTWKL
- a CDS encoding TonB-dependent receptor plug domain-containing protein, which translates into the protein MRLSIFPILLFPLLPALASTSTEILTLPEITVYSSRLPAADSFYYKQRLGRNDFSGAGELTTALKTIPDLDLSFHNTPSALATAKLEGTDARHLLVKFDNLKLNDLFNGTFDLSLLEPEMIGNLQVVHGSASSLYGGDAPGGVIDAASPDCLEDSAGISLGSYGYQKIQVSHRLSPESSILALHKDYSGDRPEADGRQNTFFLSEKNAASSFTALFTDKNTGTPGSTSNFFWNTLGDREMDDLRLLSWSGNYTEYWKLSLGLFDSRQKQLDSSMQATNSFRSTRSNCELLWKKSNTAIGISRENFSGNAEIHSDNDYSTTWNPPVDTLDSINRSCFCNSIFSETVISHLYLSGRLDDDSGFGKIFSGNAGLKFGALTLTEYLGYKLPTFNDLYWPGGGNPNLTEEKSRGCSARISSGKGFSVRCFRTDYRDLIQWAPVNAWLWLPSNVGAARVSGVSLACKRGHFTTEGNFCKPENRVTGERLLYKEFRSARVSYQNSCTALSYNYRGRERLQDNFDILGKKVPDFRNGTGTWDLRLSGHRAFLEIDDLFNRGLLTVKEYPKVRRTWRLGFSAEF
- a CDS encoding YitT family protein, encoding MKKIDLRRNFLSFAAIMIGAAISALGLVFFLIPCKIVAGGVSGIATVIYYMSGRHFPVGVSMIFMNVFLILLQAKLIGGKSSMKTVFVILLQPVFIDVMMKITENKGLTADPMLACLFGGVLCGIGIGIVFKFGGTTGGTDIVAQIISKYMRFSVGVSLTMTDFTISLISGAILGKIELSLYGIITIFFTSKIIDAVQHGFSYSKVVFVISEQYMFIAEEVMGELGRGVTLIDATGMFTDRPHKMLMIVVNRRQLYDVKEFVRDIDPHAFMIVCDAHEVLGLGFQKIEE
- a CDS encoding pseudouridine synthase; protein product: MIERLQKIISRAGVCSRRRAEELIAEGKVTVDGLAVTEQGCKADPSVNVISVDGKKLEFQDFVYLLLYKPRNMLTTLDDPRGRPTIMDCLRPVKQRVFPVGRLDFDAEGLIFLTNHGELANRLIHPRYKALKTYQVRVTGHPREEDLDKIRRGIGLPEFKAQPAQIKIIEKNQSTCWLELKISEGKYHQVKLMCEGIGTPVEKIVRTGFAFFTLGGLEPGRFRHLTLIEIERLLKSTGLTR